Within the Arachis duranensis cultivar V14167 chromosome 10, aradu.V14167.gnm2.J7QH, whole genome shotgun sequence genome, the region TGAAAGCTCTGTATCCTAATTCTATTCCTACAGAAATTGCCCCATGATCATGATCTGTCCTTTTTATATTTCCAAGTTTGTGAAGTGTGGAACTCAGCAAATTTCAGTAGTAGAAGACTTTAGCAACATAGAGAAGTAGGAAGTGAATGAAATAGAAAAGGAAGCTGCATTAGCCAAAATATTGGACAAAATTTTCGAAGTTATAATCTGAAATATGTGAGACAGAAAATACTTGAAGTTGAGCCATGAAGTTTATTCATCATCATCTGACAGTGGAAGCAACAGTGTGAGCCCATAACTTGATGCTATCTttaatgtcattttcattgttCAAAGCAGGAACCTTCCAATTCTTCAAAGggttctctttctttttcttatgtaCCTTCCATGCTTCTGAAAGGTAAGGTCTTGGAACTGCAGCCTTGTCACAATTCtcctcatcttcatcatcatcatcaccatcctcatcatcatcatcattcttgacACTCTTCTTCCCTAACCTTTGCAAACCAGGAAGGATTGAAGCCAAGCTTGAATCTTTGTCTTCCTCTGAGAAAACAAAGCCAAGATCCATAAACCCTTTAAGCTCCTCAAATTCAAGGTCTGATAAACTCTTGCTTccccttctcttcttccttcctcttcttttgttgttgttgttgtttttcttagGCAACCCTTCAAGTTGCACTTGCACCTGTGCTTGCCTTTCATCTTGTTCTGTGTCTGTGATATCTTTTCCTGAAAGAATGGTTTGAAGCTTTGATGGCAACATCTCAAACTCGGGCGAACTAGAATCATCATGCATGGAGCATGTCCTATTGTCCAATTGGTCGCTCATAGACCTTGTATGAATGGTTTGGCTGCGCAAAAGCATCGGTTCTTCTGATTCTGATATTCCTTCTTTGGTTTGATGATTTGTGTTTTCATGAGAACTTGATGAACAAGGTTCTTGTTCCTTCATGTCTTGAATCCCAAACCAGCAAGAATCAAAGAGCTTCAACACTGTCTCTGCTTCCATTAATACAAAGAAATGCTTTGGGAAAATAAGCTTAGACTCTTAAAGTCGTTTTGGAACTGTATTATCATAAGTAGATTTGTCAAAACATGGTAGATAATACaagatatattatattattctttatgACTATATTGCCCTTCTTGCACCTTGAAATTACAAGAGTAGTTCAAACAAATTTTGGATTGGAGACATTTTCTTTGTTAATTATCATTATATAAGGTGTACCGTTTCTGTTCTCCAAGAAAATACAAATGTTTTGAGTCAAAACCAAAGGGGGTGTCTACTAATAAACACAGATCTATGAACTGAAAAATGTAAAGGGATTTAAATTATAGGAACCTGATTGATTACCATACAGTTCATCATTATGTATAGGTTGGAGAATAGTTTGTATCAAAGCACTATTGGGAATCCATTTTGTGTTCTCTTAGATGTTGACATTATATGGTCACATCTCTTTCTGGTTGGTTTGGTGATTGCATCAAAGCTTTCATGTGGGAACCAAATCAACCAATTGCCAAGGCAGTTATTGCTTCCAAAATacattaaataaattgaaatatgTTTAGTGTGGTAGGCAATAGCTGCAACTTCTAATTATACTTCATTGCAGTGCTGCAAATTTTCCCCAGATTAATGGGTACAAAACTTCCTAATGAAAGCtacatttttactattttattagtttttataggCAATAATAGGCTACATTTTGTATTTTAGTTCTCCACAAACAATGCCGAGTTTCACTTGTTTTTCTGCAAGTTTgagatattaaatatatgagAGTTCTGATATTGTTATTTCTTCAAATATATAGAAAAGCGTGAAAAATAGAATagtattgattttattttcattaaggCCCAATCtggtataaaatataaaatagttaaaatagaCTACGGAAATGAAATTTCCTAACAATAATAACTGATCAGCATAAATCAAATTAGTTGGAGTTTAATGAATTGTAGAATAAAATGAAGAGGTTGAAAGAGTTGGCCAACTGAATTTGGTCCTTCCCCAGCGTCGCAAACCACAATTTCGGATTGCCTTAATTGTGTAATAATGATTAATAATGTGGTTGAATTAAGCTGTACGTGATTAATAATGATTATTTATGAATGAATAATGGAAGCACAACTTTCTAATAATGCAATATGTTTACATCATTCAAACAAGAGTAACACACTTTTCTAATGATGAAATCCAAGTAACTCAGAGAAGCAGAATGTTCTGTTAAAGTAGCTAAGTTGCTTGGACTGGCAGGTTCATTCATTCTGCACATGCATCTCACATGCGTTTGTTTCATTCATTTTGTTTTATCAACTTTGTTCTTACGTGAAGATCGATCATTTGCTTATGTATGCTTAACATAAATTGACATTGATTGTTTAGCATGAGACTTACATAACGAACTCAAAATGAGTAATTTATATAACATTTTTGAAAGGAGCTGAGGTAGAGTGGGACCTAGCTAGACGCAAACAAGTGGTTGAGAGCAACTGCACATGGTTCACGTTGTGACATTGCACTACCCTTATTATGACAAGTCGTCCATTTCTATGACTTTAATTTACCCTTTTATTTACCTGACACATTTTCAAATATATGCCATGCTGGTGAAGCACAGATGTATATTTTGCATATCTTCCCTCTCTGTATATTAAGTTGACATGCTGCTTTTTTCTTGTTAGATTTGGAATACATTCTATGGCCAATTTTATGGTGTCTTTTATTTAGTGCCTAACTTTTgcctaagttattttttatagtaattttaaaatatttaaaaaattttaacttttatacttttaaatttaaaattaattattttacctaTTTTAGTAATTAGGCAATACTTTTTAGGCACTATAGTAAATACTTACATTCTATATGGGTCTGTAAACACATCCAAAACAATATTATGTGTCAGTATAGAGTACGAAAAACATTTCTCAATGAAAGTAGGGCGAGCATATGCATGTTATAATGGTTTTAGTTAGAGTAACTTAATCATGAGCACAAAAAGGATAAGAACCTGATTTGTAAGGCAAGAGAAAAAGTGTGATATAGACAAATCCTTGGACTTGGAAAGGAATAGATGAGAGGAGAGAATTAATACCATAAACCGCGAGAGCTTTGCACTGGGAATTGTGCTTCTATGCTTCTGGCATATATATGCTCTTGATTGCTACTCCTTTTCAATGGCATATGCTGGCTTTGGATGCGGATTATTGCTGGCTATATATAGAAAGAGCTTCCATGATAGTCTTCATCACACACAAATCGAAATTGGTATATAAAAAGTGTTAAACATTTGTATTGCTGTTGAGGAATGACACGGCATTCTCCTTTGGCAAAGAGAAAGAGATCAAACATGTATAGAAATATACATAAATGTATAAGTgcattcttcaattttatttctttctttgccaAAGGAAAATTGTCCTGCCATTTTCTCTCAGTTTTATATTACTGTCAAtgatttccttttctttttcaaaaaaaatacaattacaTTATATCAACTTTTGGCAatccagaaacatgctttaaaTTATTGGTCTATTTGATTGCGTTTCCAGTTGTCAAGtatttttctttgagttaaaCCTCAGAGTGGTCCCTGAACTTGCACTCAACCCTCAAAGTAGTCCTTAAACTTGCAATGGCCCCAATCTTATCCCCGAATTTAACACATGTGGTTCACGTCGTCCCTGAAGCATTTTTCGGAGAATATTCCTTAACGGCGCGCTGACATGTATGAAGAGACGCCACGTTGGAGAGGTAACGGTTATCTAATGTGgctgttatctttttttaactcaatttagtccctgaaaTCATTTATAACCCTAATCCCCAATTTATTACTAGAAACCAGactgtttcttcttctctgctctCCTTCGTCTTTCCTGGCACCGTTGAGCTTGATTTGAGTGGGTCATGATGGGTGGAGGCAGCAACCATGTTAGTAGCTCCAATAACCGATGATCCGAGAAAAGCTATGGGAGGAAAACCACCAGAAGTAGTCACGAACGAATTCCAGATAGGTGTGGATGTGGTAGCCGACCCGTCCTGAAGTGGTCAGGAACAGAGGCGAATCCAGGGAGACCATTTTATGGTTATCCTAATTATAATGTAAGTGATTTTTGTTAATGAATATACCTAGCATTGTTGCTTATTCAATTTGTAACATTTCTTCTCAATGGACATGAAATGTGGTTGCAGAGTATTGGCAAGAGGTGGTATGGTCTCTTTATGTGGGCTGACAAAGTTGctgataaagaagaaaaaagtgaCAGAAGTAATTTTGGCTTTGAAATGGAGGAGTGGAGAATGAAATTTGCTTGGAAGCTTGGAAGCTTGGAGTCTAAAGTTAGGGCTCTAAAACTAGCATTTTGTTTGTTGTTGGTTGTTGTTACAGTAATTGTAATTGTTGTTTGTGTAGTATGGAAGCAGTGATTTTCAGTTAAATATTGTGTAAAACAAAAGTTGTAATTACTGTACCTTATGATGAACAAATGAATAGATTTGTGTAATTCTATTTTATGTAGCTAAGGAAgtgtaataaaatttgaaacattCAACAATAACATTCCcacattgttaattatttttcaaagttGTCTGTGTCAAACTAGACACGATCAAAATACAAGATGGAGTATTTAACTACCATAATCCAAAACACATACACCCTGACACATGGAACTCAGAAACCATAAAGTTCAATGTTTAAAAGCAAAATATCTTAATAGAAAAATAGCAAAATGTTCGTTTGTTGAATTTTCTTGGTGGTTTGAACCCCGAAGTTGGAACAAAATGCATGGTGTTACGCAACCTTGAAGCTGTAGTTGCTGATACACCAACCATTGGATTGATACGACCACTTGTTGGAGGTGGAGTATTTGAAATTGGAACAGTGGCTGGTGGAGGAGCATTTGAAACACTTGGTGGAGGAGCACTGGTTGCTGCTGGAGGAATCGAAGCTGTTGCAGCTGGTGGAGGTTGTCTTCTTTTTTTAGGGAGCTTTGGTGGCCTTGCCTGGGACTGATTTACCTGGTGGGattcttcatttttattttctgacaCCATTGGTTGACTCATGCCTACCTCAATCTCAGTAGCATTGCCCTCATCTGGGACTTTAGGAGCAGCAGGGAGAGGTTGTTGCTGATTTCCTGTATTAGCTTCACTAGCAGCAGCAACTGCAGCAGCAGCAACTGCAGCAGCTGCAACAGCTGCAGCCTCGTCGTCGGCCTTCTTCTTAGCACAATTTCTCTTGTCGTGACCCTTGCCACCACAATGATGGCGTGAACCCTCCTTATATACCCTCTTCATCTTGGTGTTCTTCTGCTTCTTGCCTCCAACTGGGCCTTCATCAactccctttcttcttttcttcttgggTGCCCCTGGCATCTTCTTAAATTTGGTTGCTTGTGGTCTGTTGTAAAGTGACTTCTCCCAGAGTTTCTGACCAGGAATAGGATTGATATGGAATGCATATGTGTCATTGTATGCATCCATTGTCAACCATCTATGACAGAAGTTTTCGGGCTGCCTGCTTGCCCTAGCCATTGCAGCACAAGCATAGACACAGGGCATCCCTGTTTCAAATCAATAAAATGCATCCAAGTTACTAAGTAACCAATTCCAATTCCAGTGTGAAATCcacaataaattaagaaaaacaatTACAATATCAAAATAACTATTGGAACGGTAATGACAATTAAAGTAATACCACTCAGTTGCCAAAGTCCACAGGTGCATATTCCCTTTCCCAAGTCCACTACCAGTTTGTTGGCAACCCATGTACCTCGAATTGTTCATAGTCCGCATCTCCGGACCACATTGACACCCAATTCTTTGAAGCATTCCTGATCTTTTCCAAGCGGCAACGTTGAACAGGGGGTAGTAACCCAACATGGTTCttgaatttcattttgtttCGGGCTATCGTCCTCATGATATATATTCTAACTTCCTTGAGTAGTGTGATAATTGGTTTAGCCCTTGCTTCCTTGATTCTTGCATTGAATACTTTGCAAGCATTGTTACAGATGTTGTCACATTTTGGTTGGGTAGGGAAGAAGGCCCGACTCCATGCATCTCTTCGCCATTTGGCAAGGTACTCCTAGGCTTCCTTCTTAGCTCTCTGAATTTTCATTATACCCTCAATGAATCCCTCTTGAGTGGTAGATCTTGCACACTCCCACGGTAATCCTATGAGTTCGTTGTCTTTCCACTGCTTATTGAAGTTTCTTCACAAGTGCCATACACAAAATCTGTGGTAGACATCAAGGAAGACCTCCTGGACAGCTATGATTAGTCCCTGCAGgaaatcacaaaaattattaacttaCAATATCGAGACCCAACATGGTCCCTCAACTTACATAAGTGACATAAACTTAGTCCCTACATATACATAAGTGATATAAATTAGTCCCTAAACATACGTAAGTGACAGTAAACTCGTCCCCACGAGATAGTAAGTTCTACTCCTATCCCATTCTATTAATATAGGCATATTGAAACAGAAGCATGAAAGCAAAATATGGCAACAACAATGTCTGAAACAAACCAGTGCATATTGAAACAGAATCATGAAAGCAAAATATGGCaacaaaaaatacatcaacCTAAAGAGTTCAACCATTTCTAAATATTGGGGCCATTGCAAGTTTAAGGACCACTTTGAGGGTCGAGTGCAAGTTCAGGGACCACTCTGAGGTTTAACTCATTACATAACATGATAACATAAACTGGCTTTGAAAGATTATTTTACAAGAATGAAAAATCAACTATTTGACATTGTAGTCAACTTCTACCGGATAAGCTATTTTCTAGTGTAGCATTGCTAGTGATAGTTTCACCAAAATCACCTGTAGGCTGTAATATTTGTTGAATGACCTGCTCTAATTTGTTCAGAATTCAAGTTTTCAGTTGGATATAACAAAGGCTTCAGAGGCATTGTTAGATTGTAAAGTTAAGCATCTCTACTACATGGTTCATTGAAGGTCGATCGGAAGGTTTGAGTTGTATACACCACAGTGCAGTTATTTTCGCACAACTCTGTTAATAGAGTACAAATTTAGTGGGTGAAGgaagaatttcaaattttgtcttaataatttcaaattttaaggtaATTCTTTGTCTTAATAATTACTTATGTCTTCGATTTTTGTCATCTATATACTTATAGATATGTATAAATCCAAATTAGGATTATTATGGTTGAAAAATTTGAAACTTTTGTCAAATTAAGTAAGATTATATTAATTGACAATATTATTAACTCACAAATGTTATCATTATCATATTTCTAGAGTTGTAAAATTATTAGACATCATTTGGTAGCTTGGTGATGCGGTCAAAGTTATTTCCAGTTCTTTAGAGCCAAGTTGTGAGTAGATATTATGTCTATAATTATTTGTAAATATATTATGATCAAGGTTTTGAAAACTGGACTGGTCATCAAACTGTTTTAGTCACTAGTTCACTGGTTTATTGTTTCAACCGTAGTCTAACCGGAAAAACTAccgtataataataaaataatgaattataaatAAACGCCTAACACATACTTGTAGTCTAATACAAACTTAGTCATTCCATAAGAAAATCATCACCATCTATAACAAAATACAATTCCAATCACTGAATACTATTCAATAGGTCAACATTGTTCAAACAAAATGCAATTTTGTTCAAACAAAATGCAATTCTAATCATTTAATAAGTTAATACTGTACAATCTTACAACTGGGTAGCAAGACCTCTTCTACAATTAAGCTCAACTTAATCACCGAACCAAACCTTCTCAAAACATaacaattatcaaaatttaacacAATCTAAACTCAAGCTCAATCTAATTATTGAACCAAACCTTCTCAAAACataacaattttcaaaatttatcacAACTAAACTCATCTAACAAACAACTCAAAACTCCAGACCATCAACAAACACCAACTAACATAGGCAACAAAGATCAAAGATATtatcaaattgaaaaataaaataaaacaaaataacgtTCATAGGAGTAATGGATTTAAGATGAATTGAAGAGCTTCATCTAATATGTTTTCTCCCTGAATCCTAAGATGTGAAGCTTCATATAAGCTTAAGAGTCCCTCAACATCTGTGGCAAATTTTTCATTGAAATTAATAGCATAAAAAAGCAGGTTAATACTATCATTCATAACTGAAATTAACAAATcattcacaaaattaaaaacagcagCAGCACTGCCAGAAAATTAATAGTAGCACAAAATTAATACTACCAACAGCATTCAGCAACAAACagcatttgatttgattttcattttagCATTAAGCAACAAACATAACAAAACAGTAACAAGTACTCCCTAACAATTTATCAGTAATAGTAACAATTTATCCCTAACAAAATAGTAACAGCTTAACAGTAGCAATTTATCATCAATCAATAAGCCAGTAACAGAGTTAATCAATCAAGAGCAGGCCAGAACAAGCCAGAGTAGTGAGCAAAGCCAATCAACTAAGAACAAGCACTAAACACTGACAGAGCATCCAATCTCAAGCACaaagtaaaacaagaaaacagCAACGCATCACTTAATCAAAAACACAAAGAAcactaaaaacactagaaacacatgaataataaaaaaacactagaaacaaCTATAACTGACCATCGAAGAACAAGCACGAAGAGGGTCTGATTTCTGAATAGACAATTAAAAAAACACGAAGAACAAGCACTAGTAGTGAGCATTGACCTTCGACGGACGACAGAGAGCTATTGAGTGTGCGGACGATGGCGACCAGGCGATTTGTGAGAGCGAACAGGGGTTGGTGAGATCGAAGTAGCAAACGCCGATAGCACGAAGACGAGTTCTTGCGTGCAACGGAGGCGGCAGCAGCAGTTTCTCACTCCGACAGGCGGCTACAAGATTGGAGAAAGGAAGGGGTGGGGGGACAAACGCGTGCAATTCCTTTTCTTTCAATGAAGGAAACGGTGTCGTTTCTTATAAACCGGCCGAGTTTCAGTCTGGCCTGACCGGCGAGTTCTTGGCCGGTTCAGCGGTTCGTATCCGGTTTTTAAAATAGCAATTTCTGTTAATAAATCGAACCGTTTGAACTGTCGATTCACGGTTAGACCAGTTTGACCGGCTGATCCAGTccgattttcagaacattgaTTACGATCAGTATTTAAATTGAAtcattatttttaacatttgaaaatatttgattttgatttttgaattattagaatgAGTATTGATTTTTGCGAAactcataattttataaaaatacacacgagatgatattcatatattttataaagcATATATAATGAAATTTAGTAATATATTACAAGTATTAGAGATTTGTTATACATGAATTAGTTTGAGAGACTCTGACTAAAAAACTGTAGTCAATAACGATCATGATAAGATGTTAACTTAGATGCATCTGGCTCAAATTTCAGCTAGCAAGGACgttgctagcctaacgtgtagGTCACACATTAGATCTGTTATACCGTATGAACACACTAGAGGAAAGGATTACTCTTAGAGACGCCCAAGTGTGTAGCATTCGATTTAATTTGACTTCTTGAATGAGAACTCCAATTTCAGTTCATTCGTTTAATTACTTATCTATTTGTTCGCATATTTACTTAATATGACTTTTTTTATCCCTAAAAGGAAATATAGCTTTTTAAGTAAAATTTGTATTATCTTATATGGGTTATAGATATAATGTTTTCTCACTAAGTTGCAAAAATCACTCTTTCATATTCTCATGTTTTTCAGATATATGCATAGTTGTAAGAACCGGACTAGACCGGCCGGTTCGTCCAAAAAACTGGTGAACCAAATTTTCAACCGGTCCGATCCAGTATTTGAACCGCTTAAGAAATAGAACTGGTCAAAGTCGATAAGAACTGGTCAAAATCGGTAAAAACTGAACCATTCGAGAGAAAATTCCACCAAAAATGATGTAAAATAACCATCCAAACACTGTTAAAACTAACAATCCGATTTGTACGATATCACCTCATGATTAAAATGAATTATTAGCCAATCCAAAAGCAACCATACATCTAAAATTAAGGCAAC harbors:
- the LOC107469232 gene encoding uncharacterized protein LOC107469232; amino-acid sequence: MEAETVLKLFDSCWFGIQDMKEQEPCSSSSHENTNHQTKEGISESEEPMLLRSQTIHTRSMSDQLDNRTCSMHDDSSSPEFEMLPSKLQTILSGKDITDTEQDERQAQVQVQLEGLPKKNNNNNKRRGRKKRRGSKSLSDLEFEELKGFMDLGFVFSEEDKDSSLASILPGLQRLGKKSVKNDDDDEDGDDDDEDEENCDKAAVPRPYLSEAWKVHKKKKENPLKNWKVPALNNENDIKDSIKLWAHTVASTVR